In a single window of the Hirundo rustica isolate bHirRus1 chromosome 7, bHirRus1.pri.v3, whole genome shotgun sequence genome:
- the DTX3L gene encoding E3 ubiquitin-protein ligase DTX3L, whose protein sequence is MNRLGAIPSARSCSGVRGGEPRAGREKKAKAGGGAGSESESGRRRGMMAAAPLLVRLSPAPAAGEKAILKLQAYFQSGKRSGGGECNVRAGPTPGTYWVDFFKEQDRKSVESRTKHKLELGAKCLEIVILPGEGDPGKSRVPAQASASPNSVAASPSLPQQEQRDNGGYGAAARKDLTKKIFLTVSATLNTSMFTEDQREKIAIICPNLKREGNPGMDGSEKLTGDFTDIEKAYHYFEDILEGKDPNHDFSHSECENGLKDENGLNTEEMEELTVVTALYEYFIHTRKEEIKELYKRFGARVRVKGHDDDNTLIYVSSDKSHALSQAASDFFIKIFQETTKDLTQEKVPITSSYTLNKTIMKLNERFRNLLAKEEGNQLLLRGPGSEILAAQKFLAEECENSQAEKKMKISSEWYKYRNGIVVDASVFKLLETILSKEIESINGQFDTLVEIKENSHGQKVIMFSPKLKTSDMSSHATESFINAFQSAFAMLREKIISMKLSEDQKKTLNMPVASRKSNVRQKNNLSSEGQTQAKTEENEEDECPICRDRIKNKETLEKCKHAFCKICIDRAMTYKQACPVCNTVYGMLIGNQPDGKMTTKKISLSLPGYPNCGTIQIDYVMNGGIQTSSHPNPGQRYGPAHRTAYLPDNEEGREILKLLTRAFKQKLIFTVGQSRTTGEQSAITWNDIHHKTAMSGGPTQFGYPDAFYLQRVRSELKAKGIE, encoded by the exons ATGAACCGGCTCGGGGCGATCCCCAGCGCTCGCAGCTGCAGCGGGGTGCGAGGCGGGGAACCGCGGGCGGGGCGGGAAAAGAAAGCGAAAGCGGGCGGCGGAGCAGGAAGCGAAAGCGAaagcgggcggcggcgcgggatGATGGCGGCGGCGCCGCTGCTGGTGCGGCTGAGCCCTGCGCCCGCCGCCGGCGAGAAGGCGATCCTCAAGCTCCAGGCGTACTTCCAGTCGGGAAAGCGCTCGGGGGGCGGCGAGTGCAACGTGCGCGCGGGGCCCACGCCCGGCACCTACTGGGTGGATTTCTTTAAGGAGCAAG ATAGGAAGAGTGTGGAATCTCGCACGAAACACAAGTTGGAATTGGGTGCAAAATGCCTGGAGATAGTCATCCTGCCGGGAGAAGGGGACCCGGGCAAGAGCCGGGTTCCAGCGCAGGCCTCTGCCAGCCCCAACAGCGTCGctgccagcccttccctgccccagcaggaaCAGCGGGACAACGGTGGCTACGGGGCCGCAGCAAGGAAAGACCTTACCAAAAAG ATATTTCTTACAGTATCTGCTACTTTGAATACCAGTATGTTCACTGAAGaccaaagagagaaaattgcCATTATTTGTCCAAACttaaagagagaaggaaaccCTGGCATGGATGGCTCTGAGAAATTGACAGGAGATTTTACAGATATTGAAAAAGCTTATCACTACTTCGAGGATATCCTTGAAGGCAAAGACCCAAACCATGATTTTTCACATTCTGAATGTGAGAATGGTTTGAAAGATGAAAATGGCCTGAATACTGAAGAAATGGAGGAGCTTACAGTTGTGACAGCTCTCTATGAGTATTTTATTCATACTCgcaaagaagaaatcaaagaactATACAAAAGGTTTGGAGCACGTGTAAGAGTTAAAGGCCATGACGATGATAACACATTAATATATGTATCTTCTGATAAAAGTCATGCATTGTCACAAGCAGCTAGTGATTTTTTTATCAAAATTTTTCAGGAAACTACAAAAGATCTGACACAGGAAAAAGTTCCCATAACAAGCAGTTACACATTAAACAAGacaataatgaaattaaatgaaaggtTTAGAAATCTTCTTGCTAAAGAGGAAGGGAATCAGTTGCTACTCCGTGGGCCAGGGAGTGAGATTTTAGCTGCTCAGAAATTTCTAGCAGAGGAATGTGAGAACAGccaagctgaaaagaaaatgaaaatatcgTCTGAATGGTACAAATACAGAAATGGAATTGTAGTTGatgcttctgtttttaaattgttaGAAACCATATTAAGCAAAGAAATTGAAAGCATAAATGGCCAATTTGATACACTGgtagaaataaaagagaattcaCATGGGCAGAAGGTCATAATGTTCAGTCCTAAACTCAAAACTTCTGATATGTCATCACATGCTACTGAAAGTTTCATCAATGCATTTCAGAGTGCCTTTGCAATGTTAAGAGAAAAAATCATCAGCATGAAGCTTTCAGAAGATCAGAAGAAAACTTTAAATATGCCAGTAGCATCTAGGAAGTCCAATGTTAGACAAAAGAATAATCTTTCTTCTGAAGGACAGACTCAggcaaagacagaagaaaacGAAGAAGACGAGTGTCCCATTTGCAGggacagaattaaaaataaagaaacactagaaaaatgcaaacatgCATTTTGCAAAATTTGCATTGACAGAGCCATGACTTATAAACAAGCTTGTCCTGTTTGTAATACCGTCTATGGAATGCTGATAGGAAACCAACCAGATGGAAAAATGACaactaaaaaaatcagtttgtctCTTCCTGGTTATCCCAATTGTGGCACTATTCAAATTGACTATGTTATGAATGGTGGTATTCAAACT AGCAGCCATCCAAACCCAGGGCAGCGTTATGGGCCAGCTCACCGAACAGCCTATTTACCAGACAATGAGGAAGGACGAGAAATTCTGAAGCTCCTCACAAGGGCCTTTAAACAAAAATTGATTTTCACGGTGGGGCAGTCACGTACTACTGGTGAACAAAGTGCTATCACATGGAATGATATTCACCACAAAACTGCCATGTCGGGAGGACCTACCCA GTTTGGTTACCCGGATGCTTTTTATCTGCAGCGCGTTCGATCAGAAttgaaagcaaaaggaattGAATAA